AACACCAAACTTTTTGGCTGCCAAAGAGATTAAGAATCAAAACCATCAGCCACATGTAAATATGAACATGATAAGATTAGGAACATACATGCATATATACAAATGATTCACCTTCTTCGAAACGACCAGAGTGCAGATCAATACCAATGATTCTTGAAGCCCCAGCCATCCTTGCGCCTTCACAAGCCTAAATATCCACACAGGATTGGAGATACAGAACATCATTCTAACCATTTTGCAGTTGCCAAAAACTATAGAACATAGCAACAAAGAAAACTCACAGCAAGGCCAACAGCACCCAATCCAAATACAGCTACAGATTGACCCTTTTTGGGTTTTGCAACATTCAAAGTGGCACCCATACCTTCAagcatataaataaatagatcaatggaaaataaaaattattaagacTATTATCACTTATATCATTATTGTTCTTCGAATGCAGAACTCCTACCTGTGGATATTCCACAACTAAGTACACAAACTTTGTCAAGTGGAGCTGCAGGGTTGATCTTGGCAACGCAGCCAATGTGAACAACAGTGTATTCGCTAAATGTGGAGGTGCCAACAAAGTGGTAAATGGGCTGTCCATTTTTGGAGAATCTTGTCTTTCCATCATTGAGCATAACTCCCCTCTCAGTATTGATCCGAAGAAGGTCACACATATTGCTCTCCTCTGACTTACAGTGGTGGCAATCCCCGCATTCTCCAGTGAAGCACGGGAGAACATGGTCTCCAGGTTTGAGCTCAGTCACACCCTCACCTACACTCTCCACAATTCTGAGCAACACGAACAGAATCAATTAGTACTTGTTCATGCAACCAAAAATCTATTTGCTAAAATCATTAGGATTTTACAGTTGTAGTCTGCAGAGAGAGCATTTAGAAACTAATTCAGTTAAATATTGGAAATAAACTTGACTAAGAAAGCACCATACATACCCCCCAGCTTCATGACCAAATATGCGAGGAAAAAGCGGTGTCTGCCCCTGCAATAGAAAGGAACATTTCAGTTTCAACTACAAAATGAATACAACACCTCAAGTCCTCAACTACACCCAGTCCAATTCGAGCACGTCGAAAGTTTCCTAATCCATTTGTAAATAGATTCATCAAATCCAATTTATAAATTAAGTGGAAACAGTACGGCTAACTTCAAGCGTTATTTTCCCACTTTATTAAACCAAATTAAATTTCAGATTTAAAGGAGCcaaaaaaccaacaaattaatgaataaaGAATTACAAATGATCATTTATTTAATGTATTTCCATTAATATTACCTTGGAATTTGACATTTGATGTTTATGGTAGTTAATAGACAATtataagaataatgctagagatacaaactattttactaaaaaatttacatctatAATGTAGTaaatgattattggtaaataaaaaagtaatattaaatgggtctaaatgaaaaccaataagggTGAGTCATATTAACATTTTGTAATATTACTTAGTATTACTCCAATTATAATGAATGTACCTACTATCCTATTTAAGAAATATCTGATGCAGCAACATGGGTTAATTTATCTAATGTATTGCCATTAATATCAACTTGGTAAATACTCATTTTATAGGCATTTATAATGAATGTTACCTACTATCCTTTTTAAGAAGAATATGATGTGGCAACATGGGGTTTTATAGGGAATTGTTATAGAattaatctcaaaaaaaaaaaaaaaaaaaaaaaggtatcaTCAGAAATCCATTACCTTGGCTTCCCAGAAGTAAACATCAGTGTGGCAAAGAGAGGTAAATAGAATCTTTATGCGGACTTCATTTGCCTGAGGTGGTGCTACCTCCACTTCTTCAATCACTAATGGCTTTCCAGCCTCCCATGCCACCGCGGCTTACATTTAAAATACATACCCAATTTATAAATGTGAGAGTCAGGAGCAGCAAATCAGCGTATTCCAATAATAACTAAGAATTACACGTTAGATGATACAATTTCACGttagaaaaacccaataatAAATGCGTGCTACCTCGTTATATGATACAATTTCACGTGaatctcactaattaaattaattaaattcatgataaaaTCTATTTGAGAGGAGTGAGTACGGTTCCTAAGAATTGTCCGCAAGAGTCACCAACCTATGATTTTTAAAGATAAGGGATATCCTGAGATATTATTTTTGTCCTCCGTTGACCAATAAAGAGCACTAGTAATAACTAGAGTTCTTAAAAATAAGGAGCactaataaagtaataataacTATGAAAGATATTATTTTTGTCCTCCGTTGAGCAATACAAGCTGATCATAATATCTTTCATTATAATATTAACTTAATCACggatggtgaaaaaaaaaattaaaaatatatattcttttattataatatctttcaaaaatataaaaaaactgatAACAACCAagagatttatttatattataaaatttttttaaaaaaatcaaaatttcaagaatgaTGCAAGAGGCATCAACCTATGGCAGTTGACTATTTCTAAAAGTTTAGTAAAGTTTTAATCAgagttaaaaatgaaaataaataataaataaattcctttcataataatatatctttcaacaataaaaaataaataaaaaaagctgaTCACGGCCCATGAttcaacagaaaaaaaaatgatcaatttATACATATATTCCCACGAAAACAACTACATCATATCAATTAAAACGAAAAAAACACAATAGAAAGAAACCCAATTAGCCAACAAACAGAAGATGTGAAAGATAGTGAGTGAGTACTGATCACTGAACTGAAACCATCAAACTGAAGTACATATAAAAAGGCAACCCCACATCAGAAACAGAGGAGAAcccaaaaacagaaacaaaaacaaaaaaagacatGGCCATATTGAGAAAGGGTGGAAGAGTGAGGTGGCTGGCTCACCTTTGCACTTAATGACCTGACCAGTTGTGCTTGACATAGCTTAAACTTGGATGATTCTTCTGAGTGAAATAAAATTAGATCacttttgttttgattgtgaGTGCTGTGTCAGTGGTggcactatatatatacactgtTGGTGTAGGAGAATAAATGGACGGAAGTACAAATATACCCATTCTTGTTATGTGATAATGTCAAAAAATTCCTGGTTGGAGATCACTCCAAACAGGTGGCAAATACGCAATACCATTAATGGTTTTCAACGGCGCCCTCGGGTTCTCCCCAATACTCATTAGTCATTAGACGTCATAGCACAGTTTTGAAATGTATCCGTTTACTGTGGCCAGCAGTAAACCTGTTTGTTAGATAAACGGTTGACATTCACCCACGTAATGGATTTCTAATTTGTATCTAGAAATTAAGGAAAGTCCTAGCTATGGAAAATCTTTTcgattttcataaaaaaatttcctaacaaatctaatttattttaaaatgagatttgtaagttgttaatatttttattatattttgacaataaattatatgtgattagttgttattaattttaatttgaacttactattattaaaattactttttttatcttatcaataacaaccaataacaaacTTAccgcttaaaatttattataaaaatattatataaatattagctgtttttattatgttcttttttttagatagtAAAGTACATAGATTAAAAACTCTAGACTTCATCTTTTAactcaataaatttctttaaaaaaaaacttttaactcaataaaattgaaagtcatatgaatttatttaaattgaaaattgtactaaaaaattatgggtaaattttaattttgtcacttttatgtttaaaattttagattttagttcatgatatatatatatatatataacattttaattCAAACCATTTTGTCATACCCATTGTTGAGTTGGTCATCAAATGGCACTGAAACTTTTCACATGTATTAATTGGTCCAATCAAATCATGCtcaagctttatttttattttttttttgagaaactttctGATCATGTCAATTAAATACCCTATTTTAAaaccattaaaataatttcCTAAAAACTAATATTACCTATCTAAAATACTCTCTCCTTCTCACTTTGTTTATCCAGtttgaaaaatcaaactttttaagggaacatcatttattatcttgtctaccttataaaaatgtataaatttacaaaactgcacttaaataaatttatcagcttttttttaaaagagtaattcttAATGAGACAACTAAAAAGGTACcctaattagattgattttttaaatagttgttagttttcttttcaaatagttttgaaaataaaataggaatataataagaatattagtaaatttatttatttatttttagaaacatgacAATATTTTAAGACATCTCAAAATGAAATAGAGGATAAACAAACTGGGACGGAAGGAgtagtatataatatattttccctcaaaagccaaaaacaaaatCTCCACTCACCATTTTCAACCACAAATGCAATCAGGCCGCTACTATTCTTAAACCCTGTGTAAAAAAATCTAGCATAAAGGTATATTTGGATAcggtttattttgctaaaattgaaaaattattactgaaagtattatacgtaaagataaaaattagttaaaatagtataatagagcccataaataataccaaaaaatacaataaatttcttaaataaaaataaaaataaattaaataataaaataatttttatttttattcgaAGAAAAGTAAAACCACTCCTGAAAACCTACCGACAATTACGTAAACTATTGCAACTTTTGCTCAACCGCATTCCAAGGGTACAAGTAAGGCCATCATTTCATTTCATGATATTATGGCAAAATCACAGTTTTGACTGTTTTATTTCTAAATTCTTAATTCAAGACAGATCTagaagtcttttttcttttttcttttttcttttttgatggaCACAGATCTAGAAGTCTTTAACTgctacaatgatttttttttgtttagaagatagaaattttattttgatctaatttaagtatatatatgtgttaaATTTTCTATTGAAAACTTGAATTTCGACTCTTATTCCTCATACTctataagcacttatacttataaaatACTTGTATGCATCAAAAAATGTACAAATATTTATGATACTAAgttccgtttgtttcaatggaaaaccttgtataaagatagttttccttatattccaatgtttggtagcataaaaaaatatgagtcaaaggaaaactatctttggtcaatataaaaagtatggcttatttttagaaattgttttccattaaatttttttggaaaacaactctatttcACAGCAAgttaaataagggaagttaagagattgtttttcaacttatttaaagttgctaccaaacattggaaaatgagatagttttatagaaaatgctttttagaaaatgactcattttctagaaaatatcattattgaaacaaacagagcgttacaCCAAAAATGCACGATGGTGTTACCATGATAATTATGTgattaaattaaattgtttatcTATAATATCtatcaatttataatatatattataaaagttggatAGCAAAAACTAGTagatacataaaataataacgTGTGTAATTTTGTCATAACCTATAACAAGACATGTTTTATCTTTTAAAGTAACGACGTAAACCAACATCGCCATATAGGAGAAATTGGgtttttactcttattttttaaaatatttagtaatatatttctattttgaaattatttaggtttatgtttctattttaaaactcaattttctcaaaattgagtttcaatgtaaaacttgatttgtaaaaaaatcgagttataggcgatcaaactaaaaaaaaaaaaaaattatgaaaatcgAGTTCTattcaaggaactcgagttccacaattttttttttttttaagtttaatttggcataactcgatttttctaaaaaacgggttttacattgaaactcaattttgagaaaatcaaattttaaaacagGGACACAAACCTAATTAGTTTCAAAACATGGACATATAGCtagattttttgcaaaataagagCAATAGTCCAATTTCCCCCCATATAGCAGAATGGGTAAATATTgggtactcccggagtaccatatATGCGTACTCTCTCTTCTGACATAACTGtgagtcccactaattaaatttatagtatgacccacaattcatgtgagaggaggaagtatgcatttatagtactcccggaatatttaataattttcctatCAGATAATGATTTGTACATGTCATAAATATTTGACACCTCATAATCAATATCCTTaaatacccttaaataaatcactatgacatatatttgatatttgtaaAGTTTCTtgcttaaatatttatatttctgAATGtgcttaaatatttatatttaattaaagagtAAATGAGTCTCCTAAAATTacttcaaaataatttcatttttaccTTAATTggtttgtcactttttttttcatttttttttttaaaagaaaattagtagttacaagttgattttttttttttaataaatcatacAATATTAACACATGTCCTTTTATTCAAGCATAAGAAAATGACACATGATAAAACTCCTATA
This genomic stretch from Castanea sativa cultivar Marrone di Chiusa Pesio chromosome 1, ASM4071231v1 harbors:
- the LOC142616162 gene encoding alcohol dehydrogenase class-P, producing MSSTTGQVIKCKAAVAWEAGKPLVIEEVEVAPPQANEVRIKILFTSLCHTDVYFWEAKGQTPLFPRIFGHEAGGIVESVGEGVTELKPGDHVLPCFTGECGDCHHCKSEESNMCDLLRINTERGVMLNDGKTRFSKNGQPIYHFVGTSTFSEYTVVHIGCVAKINPAAPLDKVCVLSCGISTGMGATLNVAKPKKGQSVAVFGLGAVGLAACEGARMAGASRIIGIDLHSGRFEEAKKFGVTECVNPKDHDKPIQEVIAEMTDGGVDRAVECTGSIQAMISAFECVHDGWGVAVLVGVPSKDDSFKTHPMNFLNERTLKGTFFGNYKPRTDIPSVVEKFMNKELELDKFITHSVPFSEINKAFDYMRDGHSIRCIICMDA